One region of Mesobacillus boroniphilus genomic DNA includes:
- a CDS encoding biotin--[acetyl-CoA-carboxylase] ligase, with translation MAERVQSEIRKKLIDAFTKNETEYLSGQHLADIAGCTRTAVWKHIEGLRKEGFQFEAVRRRGYKIVSIPDNMSADKITLGLNTEFLGRNLHYHDSVESTQKIAYKLAYDNAEEGTVVIAEEQIAGRGRMDRKWHSPKYTGIWMSIILRPKIPIPKAPQLTLITAVGVVQAIEEVTGLLPEIKWPNDILINGKKITGILTELQAESDRINSIIIGIGINVNTGIEDFPEDIRTIASSLSIESGKIIDREILIRTILEKLEKLYLLYLEKGFFPIKLMWESYAISIGKQITARTLTGEIKGKAIGITEDGVLLIEDPTGEIHNIYSADIQIEG, from the coding sequence ATGGCTGAGCGCGTCCAATCTGAAATCAGGAAAAAATTAATAGATGCTTTTACGAAAAACGAAACTGAATATTTATCCGGCCAACATCTGGCTGACATTGCGGGCTGTACCCGCACAGCGGTGTGGAAACATATCGAGGGACTTCGCAAGGAAGGTTTTCAGTTTGAGGCGGTTAGAAGAAGAGGATACAAGATCGTCTCAATCCCGGACAATATGTCTGCAGATAAAATAACCCTTGGCTTAAACACTGAATTCCTAGGCAGAAATCTGCACTACCATGACAGCGTGGAATCCACTCAAAAAATAGCGTATAAGCTGGCTTATGACAATGCCGAAGAGGGAACTGTCGTGATTGCCGAAGAGCAAATTGCAGGCAGAGGGAGGATGGACCGTAAATGGCATTCTCCCAAATATACAGGAATATGGATGAGCATCATCCTCAGGCCGAAAATCCCCATCCCGAAAGCCCCGCAGCTGACATTGATCACTGCAGTAGGAGTGGTGCAGGCCATAGAGGAAGTAACAGGCTTATTGCCCGAAATAAAATGGCCGAATGATATTCTCATTAACGGCAAGAAAATAACTGGGATCCTTACTGAGCTACAGGCTGAATCAGATCGCATTAATTCAATTATTATCGGGATCGGTATCAATGTAAATACAGGCATAGAAGATTTCCCGGAGGATATCCGAACAATCGCTTCGTCGCTCTCCATTGAATCTGGCAAAATAATAGACAGGGAAATATTGATCAGGACGATCTTGGAAAAATTGGAGAAATTGTATTTGCTTTATCTGGAAAAAGGCTTTTTTCCGATAAAGCTGATGTGGGAAAGCTACGCTATAAGCATCGGTAAACAGATCACTGCAAGAACACTTACCGGGGAAATCAAGGGAAAAGCCATCGGCATCACTGAAGATGGAGTTCTTTTGATCGAGGATCCAACAGGCGAAATTCATAATATTTACTCCGCAGATATCCAGATAGAAGGTTAA
- the panB gene encoding 3-methyl-2-oxobutanoate hydroxymethyltransferase, which yields MKQTTDFLKMKQTGSKIVMVTAYDYPSAKHAEQAEADMILVGDSLGMVVLGYDSTVPVTMEDMIHHSKAVRRGAGNTFIVVDLPFMSYHLSIKDTLINGARIMQETGANAVKLEGADEVIDHIKALTKAGVPVVAHLGLTPQSVGVLGGYKVQGKSADAAKKLIDDAKKCEEAGAFAVVLECVPKQLAEQVSQALTIPTIGIGAGADVDGQVLVYHDIITYGVDRVPKFVKQYTNVNELISSGLNAYVSEVRHKEFPEDKHSFTMKEEELQALYGGKE from the coding sequence ATGAAACAAACAACTGATTTCTTGAAAATGAAGCAAACCGGCAGCAAAATTGTAATGGTAACAGCCTATGATTATCCCTCTGCCAAACATGCAGAGCAAGCAGAAGCTGACATGATTCTTGTCGGTGATTCACTTGGCATGGTCGTGCTTGGCTATGACTCGACTGTACCAGTGACAATGGAGGATATGATCCACCATTCAAAAGCTGTCAGGCGAGGAGCGGGCAATACATTCATCGTTGTCGATTTGCCATTTATGAGCTATCATCTGTCGATCAAAGACACGCTAATAAACGGTGCGAGAATCATGCAGGAAACTGGAGCAAACGCTGTCAAATTAGAGGGTGCTGATGAGGTCATTGACCATATAAAAGCACTGACCAAGGCAGGAGTACCTGTAGTAGCACACCTTGGCCTCACCCCACAATCTGTTGGAGTACTTGGTGGATATAAAGTACAGGGGAAGAGTGCGGATGCGGCCAAAAAACTGATTGATGACGCCAAAAAATGCGAAGAGGCAGGCGCCTTTGCTGTTGTGCTCGAGTGCGTCCCTAAACAGCTGGCTGAACAAGTAAGCCAGGCCCTTACAATCCCTACGATTGGTATTGGGGCTGGAGCGGATGTTGACGGACAGGTACTTGTATACCACGATATTATCACTTATGGCGTGGACCGTGTCCCAAAATTCGTGAAGCAATATACCAATGTGAATGAACTGATCTCTTCAGGCCTCAATGCATATGTTTCTGAAGTTAGGCATAAGGAATTCCCAGAAGATAAACATAGCTTTACCATGAAGGAAGAAGAATTGCAGGCATTGTACGGGGGAAAAGAATGA